GGCGTCGGTGTTGACCCCGAAGGCGAGCGTGACGTCGGCGCCGTCGGAGGGCGCGCTGACGAGTACCTTCTTCGCGCCCGCGTCGAGGTGGGCGCGGGCGGCCTTCGCCGAGGTGAAGCGGCCCGTGGCTTCGAGGACGATGTCGACGCCGAGTTCGGCCCACGGCAGCTGCGCCGGCTCACGCTCGGCCAGGACCTTGATGCGCCGGCCATCGACGACGAGGGTGTCCCCGTCAACGGTCACCGGGCGCCCGAGGCGGCCTGCCGTGCTGTCGTAGGCGAGCAGCCGGGCGAGCGTGTCGGGCTCCGTGAGGTCGTTTACGGCGACGATCTCCAGGGCGCTGTCGCGTTCGAGCAGTGCGCGCAGCACGTTGCGTCCGATGCGGCCGAATCCGTTGATGGCGATGCGAGTCATGTGTGGTGTCCCTTCCCTTCACCACCAGGTTCGTCCGCGGCGGACGCCGCTGACAGTGGCGACATCGCCATGGTTCAAAAGGATCCCGCCACAGGGGGCCGGAAGGGGTTACTCGCCGCGGGTGAAGGTGCGCCGGTACTCGCTCGGTGTGGTGCCGAGGATGCGCTGGAAGTGCAGGCGCAGGTTCGCGCCGGTGCCGAGCCCGACGTCGGCGGCGATCTGTTCCACGCTGCGCTCCGACCGCTCCAGCAGTTCGCGGGCCAGGTCGATGCGGGCGCGCATCACCCACTGCATCGGCGTGTAGCCGGTCTCATCCACGAAGCGCCGGGAGAACGTGCGCGGCGAGACCCCCGCCTGCCGCGCCAGCGAGTCGAGGGTGAGGGGCTCGCCGAGGCGGTGCAACGCCCACTCGCGGGTGTCGGCGAACCGCTCGCCGAGCGGCTCGGGGACGCTGCGCGGCACGTACTGGGCCTGGCCGCCGCTGCGGTAGGGGGCCGCGACCAGACGCCGGGCCGCGTGGTTGGAGGCGGCCACTCCGAGGTCGCCGCGCAGGATGTGCAGGCACAGGTCGATCCCGGAGGCGGCGCCTGCCGAGGTGAGCACGCTGCCCTCGTCGACGAACAGCACGTTCTCGTCGACCTGGACGAGCGGGTGCCTGGCCACGAGTGCCCGCGTGTAGTGCCAGTGCGTCGTGGCGCGCCTGCCGTCGAGCAGGCCGGTGGCGGCGAGCGCGAAGGCGCCGGTCGAGATGGCGGCGAGCCGCGCGCCCCGGTCGTGTGCTGCGATCAGTGCGTCGATGACGGCCCGCGGCGGGTCGTCACAGTCCGGGTGCCGGTAGCCGGGGACGAAGACGATGTCGGCCCACGCGAGCGCGTCGAGGCCGTGGTCGACGTAGTACGCCAGGCCGTCGCCGCCCGTCACAAGGCCGGGAGCCGCCCCGCACACCCGCACTTCGTACGGCATGCTCGCGCGGGTCGTGAAAACCTGCGCCGGAATTCCGACATCCAAGGGCTTGGCACCATCGAGCACGAGGACGGCGACGCGATGCAGGCGGGAGGCTGACACAGGAAGAGATTACGTGGGGCGTTACTTCGCAACGCCCTCTCACATCTCCGTCATTGCTATTGGTGGGGCGTCGCCTGACC
The DNA window shown above is from Streptomyces chartreusis and carries:
- a CDS encoding GlxA family transcriptional regulator, with translation MSASRLHRVAVLVLDGAKPLDVGIPAQVFTTRASMPYEVRVCGAAPGLVTGGDGLAYYVDHGLDALAWADIVFVPGYRHPDCDDPPRAVIDALIAAHDRGARLAAISTGAFALAATGLLDGRRATTHWHYTRALVARHPLVQVDENVLFVDEGSVLTSAGAASGIDLCLHILRGDLGVAASNHAARRLVAAPYRSGGQAQYVPRSVPEPLGERFADTREWALHRLGEPLTLDSLARQAGVSPRTFSRRFVDETGYTPMQWVMRARIDLARELLERSERSVEQIAADVGLGTGANLRLHFQRILGTTPSEYRRTFTRGE